From a single Canis lupus baileyi chromosome 14, mCanLup2.hap1, whole genome shotgun sequence genomic region:
- the CCN4 gene encoding CCN family member 4, with translation MRWFLPWTLAAVTAAAATAFSPAPTAMAFTPVPLEDTSSRPQFCKWPCECPPSPPRCPLGVSLITDGCECCKMCAQQLGDNCTEAAICDPHRGLYCDYSGDRPRYAIGVCAQVVGVGCVLDGVRYTNGQSFQPNCKYNCTCVDGAVGCTPLCLRARPPRLWCHRPRRVSIPGRCCQQWVCDHDARRPRKTAQRHTGALAATGEVEPWHRNCIAYTSPWSPCSTTCGLGVSTRISNANSRCWPEQESRLCNLRPCDVDIRLHIKEGKKCLAVYQPEAPMNFTLAGCSSTRSYRPKYCGVCTDDRCCIPYKSKTIDVSFQCPDGPGFSRQILWINACFCNLSCRNPNDIFADLESYPDFSEIAD, from the exons GCCTTCTCTCCAGCCCCCACGGCCATGGCCTTCACCCCCGTGCCACTGGAGGATACGTCTTCACGCCCCCAATTCTGCAAGTGGCCGTGTGAGTGCCCGCCGTCCCCACCCCGCTGCCCGCTGGGGGTCAGCCTCATCACAGACGGCTGTGAATGCTGTAAAATGTGTGCTCAGCAGCTGGGGGACAACTGCACAGAGGCAGCCATCTGTGACCCCCACCGGGGCCTCTACTGCGACTACAGTGGGGACCGCCCGAGGTACGCAATAGGAGTGTGTGCAC AGGTGGTCGGCGTGGGCTGCGTCCTGGACGGGGTGCGCTACACCAATGGCCAGTCCTTCCAGCCCAACTGCAAGTACAACTGCACGTGTGTGGACGGTGCGGTGGGCTGCACACCCCTGTGCCTGCGTGCACGCCCTCCGCGCCTCTGGTGCCATCGCCCCCGGAGAGTGAGCATCCCTGGCCGCTGCTGCCAGCAGTGGGTGTGCGACCACGATGCCAGGAGGCCACGCAAGACAGCACAGCGCCACACTGGTGCTCTcg CGGCCACAGGTGAGGTAGAGCCCTGGCACAGGAACTGCATTGCCTACACGAGCCCCTGGAGCCCCTGCTCCACCACTTGCGGCCTGGGGGTCTCTACGCGCATCTCCAACGCCAACAGCCGGTGCTGGCCTGAGCAAGAGAGCCGCCTCTGCAACCTGCGGCCCTGTGACGTGGACATCCGTCTACACATCAAG GAAGGGAAGAAGTGTTTGGCCGTGTACCAGCCAGAGGCACCCATGAACTTCACCCTCGCCGGCTGCAGCAGCACGCGCTCCTACCGGCCGAAGTACTGCGGGGTCTGCACGGACGACAGGTGCTGCATCCCCTACAAGTCCAAGACCATCGATGTCTCCTTCCAGTGTCCCGATGGGCCCGGCTTCTCGCGCCAGATCCTGTGGATTAATGCTTGCTTTTGCAACCTGAGTTGTAGGAATCCCAACGATATCTTTGCTGACTTAGAATCCTACCCGGACTTCTCAGAAATTGCCGATTAG